From a single Mycolicibacterium moriokaense genomic region:
- a CDS encoding acyl-CoA dehydrogenase family protein, which translates to MSLTTEQRDFQEAIRDFCARESGTREQREAILDPDEEDQSAVLYKRLADLGWLGIAIPEEYGGSGGTYTEQTILFEELYRGLAPVKALGPTTTVAGCYKRFGSEEQKRDALGAIAQGSIMSISISEPGAGSDVAAIACSAKPVSGGWVLNGQKTWCSYAHRAERILLVARTSREEKRHAGLTIFEVPGSAEGLETRRISTLGGREVNDIYLTDCFVPAENVVGEVGRGFPQIMAGLDGERLVGAAVGIGMAQRALDDTIAYVKERKQFGTTIGSFQVLRHRIADLAIELECARLLTYEVAERLEKGPDPVTTRLTSMAKVKTSEIAKQVALEGMQMMGGYGYATEYEMASHVQHSLVLPIFAGTNEIQREIISGSLGLR; encoded by the coding sequence ATGAGTCTCACCACCGAACAGCGCGACTTTCAAGAAGCCATCCGCGACTTCTGTGCCCGCGAGAGCGGCACCCGGGAACAGCGGGAAGCGATACTGGATCCCGACGAGGAAGATCAGTCGGCCGTCCTCTACAAGCGACTTGCCGATCTGGGCTGGCTCGGCATCGCGATCCCCGAGGAGTATGGGGGCTCGGGCGGCACCTACACCGAGCAGACCATCCTGTTCGAGGAGTTGTACCGCGGTTTGGCTCCGGTAAAGGCGCTCGGGCCGACCACCACGGTCGCCGGCTGCTACAAGCGGTTCGGATCCGAGGAACAGAAGCGTGACGCGCTGGGCGCGATCGCCCAGGGTTCGATCATGTCAATTTCGATCTCCGAGCCGGGCGCCGGCTCGGACGTGGCCGCCATCGCCTGCTCGGCCAAACCGGTCAGCGGCGGCTGGGTGCTCAACGGGCAGAAGACGTGGTGCTCCTATGCGCACCGGGCAGAACGCATCCTGCTCGTCGCACGAACCAGCCGCGAAGAGAAGCGACATGCGGGGTTGACGATCTTTGAGGTGCCCGGCAGCGCCGAAGGCCTGGAGACGAGGCGGATATCCACTCTCGGCGGCCGTGAAGTCAACGACATCTACTTGACGGATTGCTTCGTCCCCGCGGAGAACGTGGTCGGAGAAGTCGGCCGCGGTTTCCCGCAGATCATGGCGGGTCTCGACGGTGAACGCCTGGTCGGAGCTGCGGTCGGCATCGGAATGGCCCAGCGGGCGCTGGACGACACCATCGCTTACGTCAAGGAGCGCAAGCAGTTTGGAACGACGATCGGCTCGTTCCAGGTTCTGCGTCACCGCATTGCCGACTTGGCCATCGAACTCGAATGCGCACGGCTACTCACCTACGAGGTGGCCGAACGACTCGAGAAGGGACCTGATCCGGTAACCACCCGCTTGACGTCGATGGCGAAGGTCAAGACGTCCGAAATCGCCAAACAGGTTGCACTGGAAGGCATGCAGATGATGGGCGGTTACGGGTACGCGACCGAGTACGAGATGGCCAGCCATGTCCAGCACTCGCTGGTGTTGCCGATCTTCGCCGGCACCAACGAGATACAGCGCGAAATCATCAGCGGTTCACTGGGCTTGCGGTGA
- a CDS encoding acyl-CoA dehydrogenase family protein: protein MDFTLTPEQLDLQARAEKLGRSFTDEARGWDASDEAPYRDIFDRVGAEGLFGVAMPTEYGGQGGGAIEYLIVVEALFRYAQSWLPPEPVFCTSGPGPSMFLLGDEVVKDKYLRDIVAGRRGCNIALTEPDAGSALTHLATTAVRDGDSYILNGHKSFVTGSNVNDLNATFVRFDGTPGAKGIGAVVVEASMPGVQVRRGPVFIGDRGVHHGEMVLTDVRVPAENVIVGPGQFARLMTAFNLERLHNCGFWLGFSQAAYDEAAAYTQQREAFGKSIIDFQSVYHSLADMWVQIEGLRLLAYRAASTAIDGRFPKLAEVTQAKLFGATIGPQITLKAMELHGGYGVTTDFAIQRIHRDCVTNVVAGGAPAVLRNGVAAGLFPNRRFPQA, encoded by the coding sequence ATGGATTTCACTCTGACTCCCGAGCAGCTGGATTTACAGGCTCGGGCCGAGAAACTAGGCAGATCGTTCACCGACGAGGCTCGCGGTTGGGATGCCTCCGATGAGGCACCCTACCGAGACATCTTCGACCGGGTGGGCGCCGAGGGGCTATTCGGCGTGGCGATGCCCACTGAGTACGGCGGGCAAGGTGGCGGTGCCATCGAGTACTTGATCGTGGTGGAGGCGCTTTTCCGGTACGCACAGTCGTGGCTGCCGCCGGAGCCGGTGTTTTGCACCAGCGGACCGGGTCCGTCGATGTTTCTGCTCGGTGACGAGGTCGTCAAGGACAAGTACCTGCGCGATATCGTGGCGGGCCGGCGCGGCTGCAACATCGCGCTGACCGAACCCGACGCAGGTTCAGCCCTGACCCACCTGGCCACCACGGCTGTTCGGGACGGTGACAGCTATATCCTCAACGGGCACAAGAGCTTTGTGACGGGATCCAACGTCAACGACCTCAATGCCACGTTCGTCCGGTTCGACGGCACGCCCGGCGCCAAGGGCATCGGCGCGGTGGTCGTGGAAGCGTCGATGCCCGGGGTTCAGGTGCGCCGGGGTCCGGTCTTCATCGGTGATCGCGGCGTGCACCACGGCGAGATGGTCCTCACCGACGTGCGGGTACCCGCCGAGAACGTCATCGTCGGGCCTGGCCAGTTCGCCCGGCTCATGACCGCGTTCAACCTGGAACGGCTGCACAACTGCGGGTTCTGGCTCGGGTTCAGCCAGGCCGCGTACGACGAAGCGGCGGCCTACACTCAGCAGCGCGAGGCGTTCGGCAAGTCGATCATCGACTTCCAGTCGGTCTACCACAGCCTGGCCGACATGTGGGTGCAGATCGAGGGGCTGCGGTTGCTGGCCTACCGGGCGGCGTCGACGGCCATCGACGGTCGCTTCCCCAAGCTCGCCGAGGTCACCCAAGCCAAACTGTTCGGCGCCACCATCGGGCCGCAGATCACGTTGAAAGCCATGGAACTGCACGGCGGCTACGGCGTCACAACGGATTTCGCGATCCAGCGAATCCACCGCGATTGTGTCACCAACGTCGTCGCCGGCGGTGCGCCGGCGGTCTTGCGCAATGGCGTGGCTGCCGGCTTGTTCCCGAATCGAAGGTTTCCGCAAGCATGA
- a CDS encoding AMP-binding protein has protein sequence MTSHVIVGLLRARAAAAADNVCCAMDDVSYTYAGMDYISERLAAGFADLGVRSGDRVATLAPNRPELLELFFGLAKTGAAQVPLNAYLKGEFLIHQLRQSRSSVLITDAAGRAAVAPLRSQLPDLRTTVMLDDPVADEVAYASLRDHAGVPPVPALTPASTMSILYTSGTTGLPKGCVASHGYYLRSARLIGDALEIDSDDVLFAALPLFHSGAQLVTVTLPLLYGIPAYLRSAFSAQAFFPQAREVGATVMIAVGAMGRAILATEPSDADRDHRVRRIMCAPLSVDDQQTLRARFGVEPWVDIFGQTECMPTALAGLSSKDRDPNGCGIAAPDLEVALLDDEGRVLEGEATGEICLRPKAPYAMFDGYFEQPEATLQAFRGLWYHTGDFGRRLPSGAFAFADRLKDSLRRRGENVSSLELEAAIDRHPDVVESAVHAVPSPLGEDDIKACIVAGSPIAPADLFEFFKTTLPYFSIPRYVEFVEALPRNGVGRVMKHRLRAAGITDATIDFEAMNLTVSRQERR, from the coding sequence ATGACGAGTCACGTAATTGTCGGCCTGCTCCGGGCCCGTGCTGCCGCAGCGGCTGACAACGTCTGCTGCGCCATGGATGACGTCTCCTACACATACGCGGGGATGGACTACATCTCCGAGCGTCTCGCGGCCGGTTTCGCCGATCTGGGTGTGCGCTCCGGCGATCGGGTGGCCACGCTGGCGCCGAACCGCCCCGAGCTCCTCGAGTTGTTTTTCGGCCTGGCTAAGACGGGCGCGGCACAGGTACCGTTGAACGCGTACCTCAAGGGTGAGTTCTTGATCCACCAGCTACGGCAGTCACGGTCGTCGGTGTTGATCACCGATGCCGCCGGTCGGGCAGCAGTGGCGCCGTTGCGCTCTCAACTACCGGACCTGCGGACCACGGTGATGCTCGATGACCCTGTGGCTGACGAAGTTGCCTATGCGTCGTTGCGTGACCATGCTGGCGTACCCCCGGTGCCCGCGCTCACCCCGGCCAGCACGATGTCAATCCTGTACACCTCGGGAACCACAGGCCTGCCGAAGGGGTGCGTGGCCAGCCATGGCTATTACCTTCGCAGCGCGCGACTGATCGGTGACGCCCTCGAGATCGATTCTGACGACGTGCTTTTCGCTGCGCTGCCGCTGTTCCACTCGGGTGCGCAACTGGTGACGGTGACCCTGCCGCTGCTGTATGGAATTCCCGCCTACCTGCGGAGCGCGTTCAGTGCGCAGGCATTCTTCCCACAAGCCCGAGAGGTCGGTGCCACGGTGATGATCGCCGTCGGCGCCATGGGCAGGGCCATCCTGGCTACCGAGCCGTCCGACGCGGACCGGGACCACAGGGTGCGGCGGATCATGTGCGCCCCGCTCTCGGTGGACGATCAGCAGACCCTCCGGGCACGGTTCGGCGTCGAGCCCTGGGTGGATATCTTCGGCCAGACCGAGTGCATGCCCACCGCGTTGGCGGGGCTGTCGTCGAAGGACCGGGACCCCAACGGTTGCGGGATCGCGGCCCCCGACCTGGAGGTCGCCCTACTCGACGACGAGGGGCGGGTACTGGAAGGCGAGGCGACCGGCGAGATCTGCCTCCGGCCCAAGGCTCCCTACGCGATGTTCGACGGCTACTTCGAACAGCCCGAGGCGACGTTGCAGGCGTTCCGCGGTCTGTGGTACCACACCGGCGATTTCGGACGCCGGCTGCCCAGCGGGGCGTTCGCCTTCGCCGACCGACTGAAAGACTCATTGCGGCGGCGCGGTGAGAACGTCTCCAGCCTCGAGCTGGAAGCCGCGATCGATCGCCATCCCGACGTGGTGGAGTCGGCCGTCCACGCTGTTCCGTCCCCACTGGGTGAAGACGATATCAAGGCATGCATCGTGGCGGGATCACCGATCGCCCCAGCCGATCTCTTCGAGTTCTTCAAGACGACGTTGCCGTACTTCTCCATCCCCCGCTACGTCGAGTTCGTCGAGGCGCTACCCCGCAACGGGGTCGGGCGAGTGATGAAGCATAGACTCCGCGCGGCGGGGATCACCGACGCCACAATCGACTTCGAGGCGATGAATCTGACCGTGTCCAGACAGGAGCGACGCTGA
- a CDS encoding TetR/AcrR family transcriptional regulator, giving the protein MTELSPDGDAAAPRRRPGAELSRSRILESAAVLFAERGYRGTSTLDLAEAAGVAEATLFRHFGTKARLFEQAVIVPLHRTVAGVANRRSGQPRGVATEVAAFGLFDELLEVLFEDAGLLTAALAALTFEGESAEFGGLAQAFTPLLEYLQEVVSQRGRERGFAIDPAIASRLLVAIPLGFALGDRLLFAPGERPAREELASALARFTAWGVAGHPPEGPTPR; this is encoded by the coding sequence GTGACGGAACTATCGCCGGACGGTGATGCGGCCGCACCACGGCGGCGCCCCGGTGCCGAGCTGTCACGTTCCCGGATCCTGGAGTCGGCTGCAGTGTTATTTGCCGAACGTGGCTATCGCGGCACCAGCACGCTCGATCTCGCGGAGGCCGCCGGAGTCGCCGAGGCCACGCTCTTCCGCCATTTCGGCACCAAGGCGCGACTGTTCGAGCAAGCCGTCATCGTCCCACTGCACCGGACGGTCGCCGGCGTGGCGAATCGGCGCAGCGGACAGCCGCGCGGCGTCGCAACCGAGGTCGCGGCATTCGGGCTGTTCGACGAACTGCTCGAGGTCTTGTTCGAAGACGCCGGACTGCTCACCGCGGCGCTGGCGGCTCTCACGTTCGAAGGCGAATCCGCCGAGTTCGGCGGCCTGGCTCAGGCATTCACGCCTCTGCTGGAATACCTGCAGGAAGTTGTGAGCCAGCGCGGGCGTGAGCGCGGGTTCGCGATCGATCCGGCGATCGCGAGTCGCCTGTTGGTGGCCATCCCCCTCGGATTCGCTTTGGGCGACCGCCTGCTCTTCGCTCCCGGCGAGCGTCCGGCCCGAGAAGAGTTGGCTTCAGCCCTGGCCCGGTTCACGGCCTGGGGGGTTGCCGGCCATCCGCCGGAGGGACCCACCCCACGCTGA
- a CDS encoding enoyl-CoA hydratase/isomerase family protein, with translation MSATETDVLVTRDGPVGIVTINRPERLNAVTPSAGERLSAAFQDLEADPSVRAAVLTGAGRGFCAGADIAGDVGNARDVLLDTWNPLIQTMQSLELPIIAAINGVAAGAGVSLALACDLRVAAESARIQLSFTKVGLIPDAGLTWLLPRVVGLGRANELALLARDLHAPEALQWGLVNRVSEDGGALDTSVALARDIAGLAGSVTAVKWAFGRTFTSTLAEQLEYEAHTQGWLQEQPDFIEATKAFGEKRAPDRAPRQPGLRP, from the coding sequence ATGTCAGCAACCGAAACGGACGTTCTGGTCACCCGTGACGGCCCCGTCGGGATCGTCACCATCAACCGGCCGGAGCGGCTCAATGCGGTCACGCCGTCGGCGGGAGAGCGGCTGTCCGCGGCATTTCAAGACCTCGAGGCCGACCCGTCCGTGCGCGCCGCGGTGCTGACCGGCGCCGGACGCGGATTCTGCGCCGGTGCCGATATCGCCGGGGACGTCGGAAACGCCAGGGACGTCCTGCTGGATACCTGGAATCCGTTGATCCAGACGATGCAGAGCCTGGAACTTCCGATCATCGCCGCCATCAACGGAGTGGCCGCCGGGGCCGGTGTGTCGCTGGCGCTGGCGTGCGATCTGCGCGTCGCCGCAGAGTCGGCACGAATCCAGTTGTCTTTCACCAAGGTCGGACTCATCCCGGATGCCGGTTTGACCTGGCTGCTCCCCCGCGTTGTCGGGCTTGGACGAGCCAACGAGCTCGCTCTGCTGGCCCGAGATTTGCACGCACCCGAGGCGCTGCAGTGGGGTCTGGTGAACCGAGTGAGTGAAGACGGGGGCGCCTTGGACACCTCGGTGGCGTTGGCCCGCGACATCGCCGGGCTCGCCGGCAGCGTCACGGCCGTCAAGTGGGCTTTCGGTCGCACGTTCACGTCGACGTTGGCCGAACAACTCGAGTACGAGGCCCACACCCAAGGCTGGCTACAGGAGCAGCCCGACTTCATCGAAGCCACCAAGGCATTCGGTGAGAAGCGGGCGCCGGACCGGGCACCACGTCAACCCGGTTTGCGGCCCTGA
- a CDS encoding acyl-CoA reductase, translating to MTTGLRSAHTMPVVPLIIRGHLIEDDPQEAGGLLAPPLEPHLDRLLLTDPAELRDLHGLTVDDIVDYLVELGTRLDVDDNPHLRRAVELSADRALYSAEMLIATYREFLPLLRRPVLEELIEQNIGRDALEGWVECPLIGRTVAVRAFGARAVHMIAGNSPMIALYTVINNALARSDAIVKIPSNEPYAAVALARTMAEMAPDHPITRHFSVAYWKGGDESVERRIYDPKVVEKIVAWGGFASMRSVRRYLAPGLDLVALDPKLSASIIGADAFADDAAIQDAARRAATDIGYFNQGGCVSARVVYVQTGTDPAGVAAANRFGRRVFDELQRLPTSISAPHPAFDPVLREELDGIRYASDFRVIGGRANEGAVIVSQHDEVVDFSERLDCRVANIVPIDDVADALRSLTVHTQTIGVFPDALKAQIRDECALRGGQRIVSLGGAVWLGMAGPHDAIELLSRMVRWVRDDTVSPSDGTIAGR from the coding sequence ATGACCACCGGTCTGCGGTCTGCCCACACCATGCCGGTGGTGCCGCTGATCATCCGCGGCCACCTGATCGAGGACGATCCGCAGGAGGCGGGCGGGTTACTCGCCCCACCCCTGGAACCGCATCTGGACCGGCTCCTGCTGACCGATCCCGCTGAGCTGCGCGACCTCCACGGCCTCACCGTGGACGACATCGTCGACTATCTCGTCGAGTTGGGCACCCGGCTGGACGTCGACGACAACCCGCACCTGCGTCGTGCGGTCGAACTCAGCGCTGATCGGGCCTTGTATTCCGCCGAGATGCTGATCGCCACCTATCGCGAGTTCCTCCCGCTCCTGCGGCGCCCGGTGTTGGAAGAGTTGATCGAGCAGAACATCGGGCGCGACGCGCTGGAGGGGTGGGTCGAGTGCCCGCTGATCGGACGCACGGTCGCGGTGCGCGCGTTCGGTGCCCGGGCGGTGCACATGATCGCCGGCAACAGCCCGATGATCGCGCTGTACACAGTGATCAACAATGCGCTGGCGCGCAGTGACGCGATAGTCAAGATCCCGTCGAACGAGCCGTACGCGGCGGTGGCTTTGGCGCGCACCATGGCAGAGATGGCGCCTGACCACCCGATCACCCGGCACTTCAGCGTCGCGTATTGGAAGGGCGGCGACGAGTCCGTCGAGCGACGGATCTACGACCCCAAGGTGGTGGAGAAAATCGTCGCCTGGGGCGGGTTCGCGTCCATGCGCAGTGTGCGCCGCTACCTCGCGCCCGGCCTGGACCTGGTCGCGCTCGACCCGAAGCTCAGTGCCTCGATCATCGGGGCCGACGCCTTCGCCGACGACGCAGCGATCCAGGACGCGGCGCGGCGAGCGGCCACCGATATTGGCTACTTCAATCAAGGTGGCTGCGTCAGCGCCCGGGTGGTCTATGTCCAGACGGGCACCGACCCGGCAGGTGTCGCGGCGGCCAACCGATTCGGCCGGCGTGTCTTCGACGAACTCCAGCGTCTCCCGACGTCGATCAGCGCACCACACCCGGCATTCGACCCCGTACTGCGCGAGGAGCTGGACGGCATCCGGTACGCGAGCGATTTCCGGGTGATCGGGGGTCGGGCCAACGAGGGCGCGGTGATCGTCTCCCAGCACGACGAGGTGGTCGACTTCTCCGAAAGGCTCGACTGCCGGGTGGCGAACATCGTGCCGATCGACGATGTTGCGGATGCGCTGCGGAGCCTGACGGTTCACACACAAACGATCGGGGTGTTCCCCGACGCGCTCAAGGCGCAAATCCGCGACGAGTGCGCGCTGCGCGGCGGTCAACGCATCGTGTCCCTCGGCGGCGCGGTCTGGCTGGGCATGGCGGGACCGCACGACGCGATCGAGCTGCTATCTAGAATGGTGCGGTGGGTTCGCGACGACACGGTATCGCCGAGTGACGGAACTATCGCCGGACGGTGA
- a CDS encoding wax ester/triacylglycerol synthase domain-containing protein, which yields MIEDQSWAELDNWGREPVLSELDALMWRTDRHPGGAWSGVVLQLLDSVPDWKRLYAAHEWFVQIVPRFAQRVVDPVIPVGPSMWEDDPSFDLNFHLRRVSLASPGTHRQLLDLAQTIGLTPLDRSRPPWEGYLVEGLEGGRAAYIMHSHHVFMDGLALAWLHSRVLNVGRAHQPDKPRPERAPERHSALDVTTQQLARQIADVPKALLGGGRVLGHAVRNLRTTADYVSSLARVAGPPPKNPSAVLRGGSRRMWRFGTMECEFADLRRAAKAAGGSLNDAFVSALLGGLRRYCAAKGEDLQDIPISMPVAMRSAQDAMGGNDFAAAYFLVPSGIEDPAERIRAMHDRVDRVRSEPALGFLGAVTPILNRTPSGIAAAILGAVGGAVLTTSSWPGIAEDRYMAGARFERMFVFAPLPGTVLTSAMCTHCGVCCIAMNADGEVFDDLEFLWASMQESLDEILALA from the coding sequence ATGATCGAGGACCAGTCGTGGGCGGAACTCGACAACTGGGGCCGCGAACCGGTCTTGTCGGAGTTGGACGCACTGATGTGGCGAACCGACCGCCACCCCGGAGGGGCGTGGTCCGGGGTCGTCCTCCAGCTTCTTGACAGTGTCCCCGACTGGAAGCGGCTCTACGCGGCGCACGAATGGTTCGTCCAAATAGTTCCGCGCTTCGCTCAGCGGGTGGTGGATCCGGTGATTCCGGTGGGGCCGTCGATGTGGGAGGACGACCCATCGTTCGACCTGAACTTCCACTTGCGGCGGGTTTCGTTGGCCAGCCCGGGAACGCACCGTCAGCTGCTGGACCTCGCCCAGACAATCGGACTCACGCCGCTCGATCGGTCCCGGCCGCCCTGGGAGGGTTACCTCGTCGAGGGACTCGAAGGCGGCCGCGCGGCCTACATCATGCATTCCCATCACGTGTTCATGGATGGCCTCGCCCTGGCGTGGCTGCATTCGCGGGTCCTGAACGTGGGTCGGGCACATCAGCCGGACAAGCCGCGGCCCGAGCGTGCACCTGAACGCCATAGTGCGCTCGACGTGACCACCCAGCAGCTCGCTCGTCAGATAGCCGATGTCCCCAAGGCGCTGCTGGGCGGCGGTCGGGTTCTCGGCCACGCCGTCAGAAATCTTCGGACGACCGCAGACTACGTGTCGTCGCTGGCCCGGGTGGCCGGCCCACCGCCGAAGAATCCATCCGCGGTCCTGCGCGGTGGCTCTCGACGAATGTGGCGGTTCGGCACCATGGAATGCGAGTTCGCCGATCTCCGACGCGCCGCCAAAGCCGCCGGGGGCTCGTTGAACGACGCCTTCGTGAGCGCGCTGCTCGGTGGGCTGCGACGCTACTGCGCTGCCAAAGGCGAGGATCTTCAAGACATCCCGATTTCCATGCCCGTGGCCATGCGCTCCGCGCAGGACGCAATGGGCGGGAATGATTTCGCCGCAGCTTATTTCCTCGTACCGTCGGGCATCGAGGATCCCGCGGAACGGATCCGTGCGATGCACGACCGAGTGGATCGTGTTCGATCCGAGCCCGCGCTCGGCTTCCTTGGCGCCGTCACCCCGATCCTCAACCGGACCCCGTCAGGTATCGCGGCCGCCATCCTCGGCGCCGTCGGCGGCGCCGTCCTCACAACGAGTTCGTGGCCGGGCATCGCCGAAGACCGGTACATGGCAGGCGCACGATTCGAGCGGATGTTCGTGTTCGCCCCGCTGCCCGGTACCGTTTTGACGTCGGCGATGTGCACGCATTGCGGTGTGTGTTGCATCGCGATGAACGCCGACGGTGAGGTGTTCGACGACCTCGAGTTCCTCTGGGCGTCAATGCAAGAGAGTCTGGACGAGATCCTGGCACTCGCGTAG